The Gouania willdenowi chromosome 3, fGouWil2.1, whole genome shotgun sequence genome includes a region encoding these proteins:
- the sall1a gene encoding sal-like protein 1a isoform X2 gives MNDTVNNTDQTECSDLLEPNTLEKDEYMDVDVSGMSSGHEEEGSNAESSSPTNTMSGPTGRLPPSSAAGPSAPPASLPQLSNLTELGNFSMINSNVIIENLQSTKVAVAQFSQDNRSTGGPRVAVPALMEQLLALQQQQIHQLQLIEQIRHQILLLASQSPEMQAAPASAPGTVGPAASPLTTLSSHLSQQLAAAAGLAQNLASQSASISSLKQLAAAAQLPPQSNPSSSETSQSVTTLGPSTVNTQSSDKRPTHMSSLHSQLSNPSQAKPSTPAFGIGSLLSSAVNPLLPQPPPGNPMFSSSLPNVGTTVEDLNSLAALAQQRKGKPPNVTSFEHKSSSDETFFKHKCRFCGKVFGSDSALQIHLRSHTGERPYKCNICGNRFSTRGNLKVHFQRHKEKYPQIQMNPYPVPEHLDNIPTSTGIPYGMSMPPEKPVTSWLDSKPVLPTLTSSVGMLLPPTMPSLPHFIKKEDHSIAITSPSVTAKSDVGAVEPSLKGNDESEEGEGAALPTSNGRTEEGSQSSCFIPIVNPASESIAEYTTSNSPPMMTNPLMPLMSEQFKAKFPFGGILDPLHGSETSKLQQLVENIDRKVTDPNECVICHRVLSCQSALKMHYRTHTGERPFKCKVCGRAFTTKGNLKTHYSVHRAMPPLRVQHSCPICQKKFTNAVVLQQHIRMHMGGQIPNTPLPDSYPESMASDTGSFEDRNFDDLDNFSDDNMEGMEEGPDSSVPDTPRSADVSHDSLCNSPAPIDVTNPEGQERNGQENIPGIEMEEVQGSQGKVTANGLVEGDCFTNDSSSLGGDVESQSAGSPAVSESTSSMQAPSPMGMQQLHKSPSLEERQQKALSLEQTSASLLHSHPSNIGALDLTSVNSSKESLSMIFPFRERSIIKNTSCDICGKIFACQSALDIHYRSHTKERPFICTACNRGFSTKGNLKQHMLTHQMRDLPSQLFEPSNTCLSSSPTQSLFPVGSLNKPEANGFLHRFHSAESKDLPPGLVTSSASTSPVLSAAPPRRTPKQHYCNTCGKCFSSSSALQIHERTHTGEKPFACSICGRAFTTKGNLKVHMGTHMWNSAPARRGRRLSVDGPIAFLGTNPVKFPEIFQKDMAVRATNGDPSSFWNQYAAAFSNGLAMKTNEISVIQNGGIPHMSGGVGNGGSSPIGGLTGSLDKLHSTEPNAALAGLEKMANTENGAHFRFTRFMEDNKEIVTN, from the exons ATGAATGACACAGTTAATAATACAGATCAAACAGAGTGCAGTGACCTGTTGGAGCCCAACACTCTTGAAAAAGATGAATACATGGATGTGGATGTTTCCGGAATGAGCAGTGGTCATGAAGAGGAAGGGAGTAACGCAGAGAGCAGCAGCCCCACCAATACGATGAGCGGGCCCACAGGCAGGCTCCCTCCTAGCTCAGCCGCAGGTCCTTCAGCTCCTCCTGCCTCTCTTCCTCAGCTCAGTAATTTAACTGAACTAGGAAACTTCTCTATGATCAACAGTAATGTCATCATTGAAAATCTGCAAAGCACCAAAGTGGCAGTGGCCCAATTCTCCCAAGACAACCGTTCCACAGGGGGCCCCAGGGTGGCAGTCCCAGCCCTAATGGAACAACTTTTAGCACTGCAACAGCAACAGATCCATCAGCTTCAGCTTATCGAGCAGATACGTCATCAAATACTACTGCTGGCTTCCCAGTCTCCAGAAATGCAAGCAGCCCCTGCATCTGCTCCAGGCACAGTGGGGCCTGCTGCCAGCCCACTGACCACACTCAGCTCCCATCTCTCCCAACAGCTGGCTGCAGCCGCAGGTCTAGCACAGAACCTTGCTAGTCAGTCAGCCAGCATTAGCAGCTTAAAACAGCTGGCGGCAGCAGCTCAGCTGCCTCCTCAGTCCAACCCGAGCAGCAGTGAAACATCTCAGAGCGTCACCACACTGGGGCCATCCACAGTCAACACCCAGTCTTCTGATAAGAGGCCCACTCATATGAGTAGTCTTCACTCTCAGCTCAGTAACCCCTCACAAGCTAAACCATCAACACCAGCCTTTGGAATAGGGAGCTTGCTGAGCTCTGCAGTGAATCCCCTTCTACCTCAGCCCCCACCTGGAAACCCCATGTTTTCCAGCTCGCTGCCTAATGTTGGCACCACTGTGGAGGACCTGAACTCTTTAGCAGCTTTGGCTCAGCAAAGAAAAGGAAAGCCTCCAAATGTCACCTCATTCGAACACAAGAGCAGCTCAGATGAaacttttttcaaacataaatgtaGGTTTTGTGGCAAGGTGTTTGGTAGCGATAGTGCCTTGCAGATCCACCTGCGCTCACATACTGGTGAGAGACCATATAAATGTAATATCTGTGGCAACCGCTTCTCCACACGTGGAAATCTGAAAGTACATTTTCAGCGTCATAAAGAAAAATATCCACAAATTCAGATGAACCCTTATCCTGTTCCTGAGCATTTAGACAACATACCAACAAGCACTGGCATTCCATATGGCATGTCTATGCCTCCAGAGAAACCTGTCACCAGCTGGCTGGATAGCAAACCAGTCCTGCCCACTCTGACATCCTCTGTTGGCATGTTGCTACCACCTACCATGCCGAGCCTGCCCCATTTCATCAAAAAAGAAGATCATTCGATAGCCATAACAAGCCCTTCTGTTACTGCAAAGAGTGATGTAGGGGCTGTAGAGCCCTCATTGAAAGGTAATGATGAATCTGAAGAGGGAGAAGGTGCAGCTCTGCCTACCTCAAATGGAAGAACTGAAGAAGGCAGCCAATCATCATGCTTCATCCCAATTGTGAACCCTGCTTCAGAGAGCATTGCTGAGTACACTACTTCTAACAGTCCCCCTATGATGACCAACCCACTAATGCCTCTCATGTCTGAACAATTCAAAGCAAAGTTTCCCTTTGGAGGCATCCTGGATCCTCTGCATGGCTCAGAGACATCCAAGCTGCAGCAGCTTGTTGAGAACATTGATAGAAAAGTGACAGACCCCAACGAATGTGTTATCTGTCATCGGGTGCTAAGCTGCCAAAGTGCTCTGAAAATGCACTATCGTACTCACACAGGGGAAAGGCCCTTTAAGTGTAAAGTATGCGGTCGTGCATTCACCACTAAGGGAAATCTCAAGACCCACTACAGCGTCCACAGAGCTATGCCTCCACTTAGAGTTCAACACTCATGTCCTATTTGTCAGAAGAAGTTCACTAATGCTGTGGTTCTGCAGCAGCACATTCGAATGCACATGGGCGGACAGATCCCCAATACACCCTTGCCGGACAGCTACCCAGAGTCAATGGCTTCTGATACTGGCTCGTTTGAAGACAGAAATTTTGATGACCTGGATAACTTCTCTGATGACAACATGGAAGGAATGGAAGAGGGCCCAGACAGCAGTGTCCCAGATACACCTAGGTCGGCTGATGTTTCCCATGACAGTCTCTGTAACTCTCCAGCTCCTATTGATGTGACAAATCCAGAGGGGCAAGAAAGAAATGGCCAGGAGAACATTCCTGGTATTGAGATGGAGGAGGTCCAAGGCAGCCAAGGGAAAGTAACTGCAAATGGCTTAGTTGAGGGGGACTGCTTCACCAATGACTCTTCATCACTGGGTGGGGATGTTGAGAGTCAAAGTGCCGGGAGTCCAGCTGTGTCAGAATCTACCTCCTCCATGCAGGCGCCATCCCCCATGGGCATGCAGCAACTACATAAATCCCCCAGTCTGGAAGAAAGGCAGCAAAAGGCTTTATCCTTAGAGCAGACCAGTGCAAGTCTCCTTCACTCCCATCCCTCAAACATTGGAGCACTGGACCTAACATCGGTCAATTCCTCAAAAGAATCTCTGAGCATGATTTTCCCCTTTCGTGAGCGCAGCATCATCAAAAACACATCCTGTGATATTTGTGGGAAGATTTTTGCATGCCAGAGTGCCTTGGACATTCACTATCGAAGCCATACCAAAGAAAGACCATTTATTTGCACGGCCTGCAACAGAGGTTTCTCCACCAAAGGCAACCTCAAGCAGCACATGCTCACCCATCAAATGAGAGACCTGCCCTCACAGCTCTTTGAGCCCTCAAACACCTGCCTGTCATCCAGCCCGACACAGTCCCTCTTCCCTGTTGGCTCCCTGAACAAACCTGAGGCCAACGGCTTCCTCCACAGGTTCCACTCAGCAGAGAGCAAGGACCTGCCTCCTGGCTTGGTCACATCCTCTGCTTCCACCTCCCCTGTGCTCTCTGCTGCTCCACCACGCAGGACACCAAAGCAACACTACTGCAACACCTGTGGGAAGTGCTTCTCCTCCTCCAGCGCTCTGCAGATCCACGAGAGAACGCACACAGGGGAGAAACCATTTGCCTGCAGCATCTGTGGCCGAGCTTTCACCACCAAAGGAAACCTCAAG GTTCATATGGGCACACACATGTGGAACAGTGCGCCCGCCAGGCGAGGCCGCAGGCTTTCTGTTGATGGCCCAATAGCCTTCCTGGGTACCAATCCAGTGAAGTTTCCTGAAATCTTCCAAAAGGACATGGCAGTGAGGGCGACTAATGGTGACCCATCCAGTTTCTGGAACCAGTACGCCGCTGCATTCTCCAATGGCCTAGCAATGAAGACAAATGAAATCTCTGTCATCCAGAATGGGGGTATCCCACACATGTCAGGCGGTGTGGGAAATGGGGGCAGCTCTCCCATCGGAGGACTGACAGGGAGCCTGGACAAACTACATAGCACAGAGCCCAATGCTGCGCTGGCTGGACTGGAGAAAATGGCCAATACGGAGAATGGAGCCCACTTCCGGTTTACACGTTTCATGGAGGATAATAAAGAAATTGTTACTAACTAG
- the sall1a gene encoding sal-like protein 1a isoform X1 — MSRRKQAKPQHFQSDPEQPLSEYNVDTGLCSDDAPCKESDAHVCSRCCAEFFELSDLEEHQKNCTKNQLVLIVNANPASPAGTFSPESSPHNPDDQMNDTVNNTDQTECSDLLEPNTLEKDEYMDVDVSGMSSGHEEEGSNAESSSPTNTMSGPTGRLPPSSAAGPSAPPASLPQLSNLTELGNFSMINSNVIIENLQSTKVAVAQFSQDNRSTGGPRVAVPALMEQLLALQQQQIHQLQLIEQIRHQILLLASQSPEMQAAPASAPGTVGPAASPLTTLSSHLSQQLAAAAGLAQNLASQSASISSLKQLAAAAQLPPQSNPSSSETSQSVTTLGPSTVNTQSSDKRPTHMSSLHSQLSNPSQAKPSTPAFGIGSLLSSAVNPLLPQPPPGNPMFSSSLPNVGTTVEDLNSLAALAQQRKGKPPNVTSFEHKSSSDETFFKHKCRFCGKVFGSDSALQIHLRSHTGERPYKCNICGNRFSTRGNLKVHFQRHKEKYPQIQMNPYPVPEHLDNIPTSTGIPYGMSMPPEKPVTSWLDSKPVLPTLTSSVGMLLPPTMPSLPHFIKKEDHSIAITSPSVTAKSDVGAVEPSLKGNDESEEGEGAALPTSNGRTEEGSQSSCFIPIVNPASESIAEYTTSNSPPMMTNPLMPLMSEQFKAKFPFGGILDPLHGSETSKLQQLVENIDRKVTDPNECVICHRVLSCQSALKMHYRTHTGERPFKCKVCGRAFTTKGNLKTHYSVHRAMPPLRVQHSCPICQKKFTNAVVLQQHIRMHMGGQIPNTPLPDSYPESMASDTGSFEDRNFDDLDNFSDDNMEGMEEGPDSSVPDTPRSADVSHDSLCNSPAPIDVTNPEGQERNGQENIPGIEMEEVQGSQGKVTANGLVEGDCFTNDSSSLGGDVESQSAGSPAVSESTSSMQAPSPMGMQQLHKSPSLEERQQKALSLEQTSASLLHSHPSNIGALDLTSVNSSKESLSMIFPFRERSIIKNTSCDICGKIFACQSALDIHYRSHTKERPFICTACNRGFSTKGNLKQHMLTHQMRDLPSQLFEPSNTCLSSSPTQSLFPVGSLNKPEANGFLHRFHSAESKDLPPGLVTSSASTSPVLSAAPPRRTPKQHYCNTCGKCFSSSSALQIHERTHTGEKPFACSICGRAFTTKGNLKVHMGTHMWNSAPARRGRRLSVDGPIAFLGTNPVKFPEIFQKDMAVRATNGDPSSFWNQYAAAFSNGLAMKTNEISVIQNGGIPHMSGGVGNGGSSPIGGLTGSLDKLHSTEPNAALAGLEKMANTENGAHFRFTRFMEDNKEIVTN; from the exons ATGTCGCGGAGGAAACAAGCGAAGCCGCAACACTTCCAATCCGACCCTGAACAGCCTCTGTCGGAGTACAATG TGGACACAGGACTTTGCTCTGACGACGCCCCCTGCaaggagtcagatgcccatgtCTGCAGCAGATGTTGTGCTGAGTTCTTTGAATTATCAGATCTGGAGGAGCATCAGAAGAATTGCACTAAGAATCAGTTAGTTCTGATCGTGAATGCAAATCCTGCTTCCCCTGCTGGAACTTTCTCGCCTGAGTCTTCTCCGCATAATCCCGATGACCAGATGAATGACACAGTTAATAATACAGATCAAACAGAGTGCAGTGACCTGTTGGAGCCCAACACTCTTGAAAAAGATGAATACATGGATGTGGATGTTTCCGGAATGAGCAGTGGTCATGAAGAGGAAGGGAGTAACGCAGAGAGCAGCAGCCCCACCAATACGATGAGCGGGCCCACAGGCAGGCTCCCTCCTAGCTCAGCCGCAGGTCCTTCAGCTCCTCCTGCCTCTCTTCCTCAGCTCAGTAATTTAACTGAACTAGGAAACTTCTCTATGATCAACAGTAATGTCATCATTGAAAATCTGCAAAGCACCAAAGTGGCAGTGGCCCAATTCTCCCAAGACAACCGTTCCACAGGGGGCCCCAGGGTGGCAGTCCCAGCCCTAATGGAACAACTTTTAGCACTGCAACAGCAACAGATCCATCAGCTTCAGCTTATCGAGCAGATACGTCATCAAATACTACTGCTGGCTTCCCAGTCTCCAGAAATGCAAGCAGCCCCTGCATCTGCTCCAGGCACAGTGGGGCCTGCTGCCAGCCCACTGACCACACTCAGCTCCCATCTCTCCCAACAGCTGGCTGCAGCCGCAGGTCTAGCACAGAACCTTGCTAGTCAGTCAGCCAGCATTAGCAGCTTAAAACAGCTGGCGGCAGCAGCTCAGCTGCCTCCTCAGTCCAACCCGAGCAGCAGTGAAACATCTCAGAGCGTCACCACACTGGGGCCATCCACAGTCAACACCCAGTCTTCTGATAAGAGGCCCACTCATATGAGTAGTCTTCACTCTCAGCTCAGTAACCCCTCACAAGCTAAACCATCAACACCAGCCTTTGGAATAGGGAGCTTGCTGAGCTCTGCAGTGAATCCCCTTCTACCTCAGCCCCCACCTGGAAACCCCATGTTTTCCAGCTCGCTGCCTAATGTTGGCACCACTGTGGAGGACCTGAACTCTTTAGCAGCTTTGGCTCAGCAAAGAAAAGGAAAGCCTCCAAATGTCACCTCATTCGAACACAAGAGCAGCTCAGATGAaacttttttcaaacataaatgtaGGTTTTGTGGCAAGGTGTTTGGTAGCGATAGTGCCTTGCAGATCCACCTGCGCTCACATACTGGTGAGAGACCATATAAATGTAATATCTGTGGCAACCGCTTCTCCACACGTGGAAATCTGAAAGTACATTTTCAGCGTCATAAAGAAAAATATCCACAAATTCAGATGAACCCTTATCCTGTTCCTGAGCATTTAGACAACATACCAACAAGCACTGGCATTCCATATGGCATGTCTATGCCTCCAGAGAAACCTGTCACCAGCTGGCTGGATAGCAAACCAGTCCTGCCCACTCTGACATCCTCTGTTGGCATGTTGCTACCACCTACCATGCCGAGCCTGCCCCATTTCATCAAAAAAGAAGATCATTCGATAGCCATAACAAGCCCTTCTGTTACTGCAAAGAGTGATGTAGGGGCTGTAGAGCCCTCATTGAAAGGTAATGATGAATCTGAAGAGGGAGAAGGTGCAGCTCTGCCTACCTCAAATGGAAGAACTGAAGAAGGCAGCCAATCATCATGCTTCATCCCAATTGTGAACCCTGCTTCAGAGAGCATTGCTGAGTACACTACTTCTAACAGTCCCCCTATGATGACCAACCCACTAATGCCTCTCATGTCTGAACAATTCAAAGCAAAGTTTCCCTTTGGAGGCATCCTGGATCCTCTGCATGGCTCAGAGACATCCAAGCTGCAGCAGCTTGTTGAGAACATTGATAGAAAAGTGACAGACCCCAACGAATGTGTTATCTGTCATCGGGTGCTAAGCTGCCAAAGTGCTCTGAAAATGCACTATCGTACTCACACAGGGGAAAGGCCCTTTAAGTGTAAAGTATGCGGTCGTGCATTCACCACTAAGGGAAATCTCAAGACCCACTACAGCGTCCACAGAGCTATGCCTCCACTTAGAGTTCAACACTCATGTCCTATTTGTCAGAAGAAGTTCACTAATGCTGTGGTTCTGCAGCAGCACATTCGAATGCACATGGGCGGACAGATCCCCAATACACCCTTGCCGGACAGCTACCCAGAGTCAATGGCTTCTGATACTGGCTCGTTTGAAGACAGAAATTTTGATGACCTGGATAACTTCTCTGATGACAACATGGAAGGAATGGAAGAGGGCCCAGACAGCAGTGTCCCAGATACACCTAGGTCGGCTGATGTTTCCCATGACAGTCTCTGTAACTCTCCAGCTCCTATTGATGTGACAAATCCAGAGGGGCAAGAAAGAAATGGCCAGGAGAACATTCCTGGTATTGAGATGGAGGAGGTCCAAGGCAGCCAAGGGAAAGTAACTGCAAATGGCTTAGTTGAGGGGGACTGCTTCACCAATGACTCTTCATCACTGGGTGGGGATGTTGAGAGTCAAAGTGCCGGGAGTCCAGCTGTGTCAGAATCTACCTCCTCCATGCAGGCGCCATCCCCCATGGGCATGCAGCAACTACATAAATCCCCCAGTCTGGAAGAAAGGCAGCAAAAGGCTTTATCCTTAGAGCAGACCAGTGCAAGTCTCCTTCACTCCCATCCCTCAAACATTGGAGCACTGGACCTAACATCGGTCAATTCCTCAAAAGAATCTCTGAGCATGATTTTCCCCTTTCGTGAGCGCAGCATCATCAAAAACACATCCTGTGATATTTGTGGGAAGATTTTTGCATGCCAGAGTGCCTTGGACATTCACTATCGAAGCCATACCAAAGAAAGACCATTTATTTGCACGGCCTGCAACAGAGGTTTCTCCACCAAAGGCAACCTCAAGCAGCACATGCTCACCCATCAAATGAGAGACCTGCCCTCACAGCTCTTTGAGCCCTCAAACACCTGCCTGTCATCCAGCCCGACACAGTCCCTCTTCCCTGTTGGCTCCCTGAACAAACCTGAGGCCAACGGCTTCCTCCACAGGTTCCACTCAGCAGAGAGCAAGGACCTGCCTCCTGGCTTGGTCACATCCTCTGCTTCCACCTCCCCTGTGCTCTCTGCTGCTCCACCACGCAGGACACCAAAGCAACACTACTGCAACACCTGTGGGAAGTGCTTCTCCTCCTCCAGCGCTCTGCAGATCCACGAGAGAACGCACACAGGGGAGAAACCATTTGCCTGCAGCATCTGTGGCCGAGCTTTCACCACCAAAGGAAACCTCAAG GTTCATATGGGCACACACATGTGGAACAGTGCGCCCGCCAGGCGAGGCCGCAGGCTTTCTGTTGATGGCCCAATAGCCTTCCTGGGTACCAATCCAGTGAAGTTTCCTGAAATCTTCCAAAAGGACATGGCAGTGAGGGCGACTAATGGTGACCCATCCAGTTTCTGGAACCAGTACGCCGCTGCATTCTCCAATGGCCTAGCAATGAAGACAAATGAAATCTCTGTCATCCAGAATGGGGGTATCCCACACATGTCAGGCGGTGTGGGAAATGGGGGCAGCTCTCCCATCGGAGGACTGACAGGGAGCCTGGACAAACTACATAGCACAGAGCCCAATGCTGCGCTGGCTGGACTGGAGAAAATGGCCAATACGGAGAATGGAGCCCACTTCCGGTTTACACGTTTCATGGAGGATAATAAAGAAATTGTTACTAACTAG